In Fusarium musae strain F31 chromosome 7, whole genome shotgun sequence, a single window of DNA contains:
- a CDS encoding hypothetical protein (EggNog:ENOG41~MEROPS:MER0005406) gives MEKRAQATESLIRTSSGQAALDYAVQAAELYMRAAGEASTKKDAARLRLKCQQLIAQAEKLKAELTQTPSVLLRTSKLHSNLFPPWTKEPSDQEFQLVPGDEPFTEDLEVDKLWRRIKNAHDSENVVVTLGTGRISAEEEDILGLIGEHDYAIMDLEMIGDSRRLLVKNPWCDGPVWKGGVPQPFDAESPTPYAASPQHQPPPSVAGSFWMILEDVLQHFESMYLNWNPALFPHRQDHHFTWRMPPPELSSSLVRNPQYSLRSTAGGPVWILVSRHFVDEELEIARSRTDSMAAASGQLGYMSILVFENDGHRVQVSDGDVYRGPYVDSPQTLARFDTSPGRRYTIVVDQHEFPLPDYTLTLSFLSQDLLAVREAEDEMTCTREVAGSWTRRTAGGSAACTTYATNPQYKLSLAQAGPLSVLLSTNMQDIHVHIDLVWSQGKRVQTLKARDLAGSSGEYRRGCAVVNIPQIDAGVYTVVCSTFDQGQSADFVLRISSMTNVEVQPVPADAAGRLRKTLSPFQLSDGEEVRRAQLSASWLTRMSVTARSVTSPDIDPSNRPSSTLMVRVSVAHGWDPERITIVTSGDGEYEELKSIVRTPELDMEPARIQREGMWLVIESMGAPQVGECIEIEIHSDGPVSVGRWTLV, from the exons atggagaagagagctcAG GCCACTGAGTCTCTCATCCGAACATCGAGTGGCCAGGCGGCCCTCGACTATGCTGTTCAGGCTGCAGAGCTTTACATGAGAGCTGCCGGAGAGGCTTCGACCAAAAAGGATGCCGCTCGTTTGCGTTTGAAATGTCAACAACTCATTGCCcaggctgagaagctcaaggctgagctcACACAAACGCCCAGTGTCTTGTTACGAACCTCAAAACTTCACTCTAATCTCTTTCCCCCATGGACGAAAGAGCCCTCGGACCAAGAATTCCAGCTTGTCCCTGGCGATGAGCCTTTCAC AGAAGATCTAGAAGTTGATAAGCTCTGGAGACGAATCAAGAATGCACACGACTCTGAGAACGTGGTGGTCACCCTGGGTACTGGCCGAATCTCtgccgaagaagaggatatcCTGGGTCTTATTGGAGAGCACGACTATGCCATCATGGATCTTGAAATGATTGGCGACAGCCGGAGGCTTTTGGTCAAAAACCCTTGGTGTGACGGACCGGTTTGGAAGGGAGGCGTTCCTCAGCCATTTGACGCCGAATCGCCAACCCCATATGCCGCCagccctcaacaccaacccccCCCTTCAGTCGCTGGCTCTTTCTGGATGATTCTGGAAGATGTCCTCCAACACTTCGAGTCCATGTACCTGAACTGGAACCCTGCTCTATTTCCCCATCGTCAGGACCACCACTTTACCTGGCGCATGCCTCCACCTGAGTTGTCTTCATCGTTGGTTCGCAACCCACAGTACTCACTCCGGTCGACAGCTGGCGGGCCGGTGTGGATTCTCGTGAGTAGACATTTTGTGGACGAAGAGTTGGAAATTGCTCGGAGCAGGACCGACTCAATGGCAGCTGCCTCTGGACAGCTTGGCTACATGAGCATTCTTGTCTTCGAAAACGACGGCCACAGGGTGCAAGTAAGCGACGGTGATGTCTATCGTGGACCTTATGTCGACTCTCCTCAGACTCTCGCTCGTTTCGACACGAGCCCAGGGAGACGGTATACCATCGTTGTCGACCAGCACGAGTTCCCGCTACCAGACTACACCCTCACACTCTCTTTCCTCTCCCAAGATTTGCTTGCAGtcagagaagctgaagacgaAATGACTTGCACAAGGGAGGTTGCTGGCTCTTGGACCAGGAGGACTGCAGGAGGCAGCGCTGCTTGCACGACCTACGCTACAAACCCCCAGTACAAGCTATCACTTGCTCAAGCAGGACCTCTATCTGTCCTACTGTCAACGAATATGCAGGATATCCATGTGCATATCGATTTAGTCTGGTCCCAGGGCAAGCGGGTGCAGACACTCAAGGCTCGGGACCTTGCGGGCTCCTCTGGGGAATATCGCCGAGGCTGTGCTGTGGTCAACATTCCACAAATTGATGCTGGAGTGTATACTGTGGTGTGTTCGACTTTCGACCAAGGCCAATCGGCAGACTTTGTCCTCCGTATTTCATCCATGACGAACGTGGAAGTACAACCCGTACCCGCCGATGCTGCTGGGAGACTCCGCAAGACACTGAGCCCTTTCCAGCTCTCGGACGGTGAAGAAGTGAGGCGTGCGCAGTTATCGGCATCTTGGTTAACTCGAATGAGTGTCACAGCACGCAGCGTCACGAGCCCAGACATCGATCCCAGTAACCGACCTTCATCTACTCTGATGGTACGAGTTTCCGTGGCTCATGGATGGGATCCTGAGCGAATCACGATCGTAACTTCCGGCGACGGCGAATACGAAGAACTCAAATCAATCGTACGAACCCCTGAGCTTGACATGGAGCCAGCAAGGATACAGCGGGAGGGCATGTGGTTAGTGATCGAGAGTATGGGCGCACCTCAAGTAGGAGAGTGCATTGAGATAGAGATTCACAGTGACGGACCTGTTAGTGTAGGGCGGTGGACGCTTGTCTAG
- a CDS encoding hypothetical protein (EggNog:ENOG41), with product MPDMDSSSDPVSNVTSVVAYNLQYQHDWVSLKVHEMTAQRPLIRGVPPKRLYTHPDDQIAALERERTTGEPMDQTPELEWVLAVHPEEKWSIKRFSDIFDSIERTGPREKRLVLAIVHNDSTVVYYLMHEGMVKPRQN from the coding sequence ATGCCCGACATGGATTCCTCAAGTGACCCGGTTTCAAACGTCACTTCAGTAGTTGCATACAACCTGCAATATCAGCATGATTGGGTCTCCCTCAAAGTCCATGAAATGACAGCTCAGCGACCTCTGATCAGAGGTGTGCCGCCGAAACGGCTCTACACCCACCCTGATGACCAGATCGCTGCCCTGGAGCGTGAGAGGACCACCGGTGAGCCTATGGATCAGACACCAGAGCTCGAATGGGTGTTGGCAGTACATCCCGAAGAGAAATGGTCTATCAAGAGATTCTCCGACATATTTGACTCTATCGAGCGCACTGGCCCACGAGAGAAGAGACTCGTTCTAGCCATCGTGCATAACGATTCCACAGTTGTCTACTATTTAATGCATGAGGGCATGGTCAAGCCTCGACAAAACTAA
- the RPL29 gene encoding 60S ribosomal protein L29 has product MAKSKNSSQHNQSRKAHRNGIKKPKTSRYPSLKGTDPKFRRNHRHALHGNMKALKEAKEGKRETV; this is encoded by the exons ATGGCGA AGTCAAAGAACAGCTCCCAGCACAACCAGTCGCGCAAGGCGCACAGGAACGG tatcaagaagcccaagacttcTCGCTACCCCTCTCTCAAGGGTACCGATCCCAAGTTTCGACGAAACCATCGACATGCTCTTCACGGCAACATGAAGGCCTTG AAGGAGGCTAAGGAGGGCAAGCGCGAGACTGTCTAA
- a CDS encoding hypothetical protein (EggNog:ENOG41) has translation MQIPWTGDDAYTKNIRVQMGRCPVRSVFDEALKLLEQKQDQIGFLFDHIMPLAKAPEGYALFEQRKTQKVVFTL, from the exons ATGCAGATTCCGTGGACGGGCGATGATGCGTATAC AAAGAACATTCGAGTGCAGATGGGTCGCTGCCCAGTTCGCAGCGTCTTTGACGAAGCCCTCAAGTTGCTGGAGCAGAAGCAAGACCAGATTGG CTTCCTGTTCGACCACATCATGCCGCTCGCAAAGGCTCCTGAAGGATACGCTCTTTTCGAGCAGCGTAAGACGCAGAAAGTAGTGTTCACATTGTAA
- the VTS1 gene encoding Flap-structured DNA-binding and RNA-binding protein has product MSGNHVIGNRNSTPEANSTSTLRPPSSRAVGSGHSLRASADMASLTGPSPSSRIRPSSDFYGQAQQNLGPNNAESDSQDKIAQQWIADIDQYETTLEEMAAATLDQDFKDELSAIEQWFRVLSEAERTAALYALLQQTTQVQIRFFIQVLQQMGKNHPMSGVLSPASFDKDPMSNRLSDAMNKLNVDSARNSMARNSVIAPSNKRHSGLDPSTISAMFPDAAAAIATEKAKFTQQTGNPPSSNRNSAALDHRSSMAAPSISAPQDSRDAGPASSSPWNSGGNADSGKAPSAQAPMGQFVQPTPSGGLRSPRPQLSSNNTIQQTTLTAPDKNPGDLPLLSPYNAGSGNWASMVNTPMTGTFNTANTGGNQADMVANATAMKLAALSTVNSRFALDDVRKYRRTRSNDGTQGQNPVSVGPQPGINLPNTNVVMINEHGQVLSREQLMALQAQQNLGLGGQRSRPSSPGIAMQPGVPHMAPFTSPQNNGFLSAYDVSSPLITGGMQPVNLGGLGMPGHEGYLSDHSDMVRGRSPRGRRGSSKPPEDPTDPTLLQDIPSWLRSLRLHKYTDNLKDMKWTDLIELDDKALEERGVNALGARRKMLKVFEQVKEAKADGKLG; this is encoded by the exons ATGTCTGGAAACCACGTCATCGGAAACAGAAACAGCACGCCCGAGGCCAATAGCACCTCGACCTTGAGGCCACCGTCCTCTCGAGCCGTTGGTTCTGGTCATTCGCTTCGCGCCTCGGCCGACATGGCGTCCCTAACTGGTCCTTCCCCCTCCAGCCGCATTCGACCCTCTTCCGATTTCTATGGGCAGGCTCAGCAGAACCTTGGCCCCAACAACGCCGAATCGGACTCTCAGGACAAGATTGCCCAGCAGTGGATTGCCGACATTGACCAGTACGAAACAACGCTGGAAGAGATGGCTGCTGCTACTCTGGACCAGGACTTCAAGGACGAGCTCAGTGCCATTGAGCAATGGTTTCGTGTCTTGAGTGAGGCTGAACGCACCGCCGCTTTGTATGCCCTCCTGCAGCAGACAACCCAGGTTCAGATCCGCTTTTTCATCCAGGTCCTCCAGCAAATGGGAAAAAATCATCCCATGTCGGGGGTTTTGTCCCCTGCCAGCTTCGACAAAG ATCCTATGTCAAACCGTCTAAGTGATGCAATGAACAAGCTCAATGTCGACTCTGCCCGTAATTCCATGGCCCGTAACTCGGTTATCGCCCCATCCAACAAGCGACATTCAGGACTCGACCCCTCCACCATCAGTGCCATGTTTCCCGATGCCGCAGCAGCCATTGCCACAGAGAAGGCCAAGTTCACCCAGCAGACTGGGAACCCGCCCTCCTCGAACCGTAACAGTGCCGCTTTGGATCATCGTTCGTCCATGGCTGCTCCATCTATCAGTGCACCCCAGGATAGCCGTGATGCTGGACCTGCTAGTTCTTCGCCTTGGAATAGTGGCGGTAACGCAGACTCTGGCAAGGCACCCTCTGCTCAGGCCCCCATGGGCCAGTTTGTGCAGCCAACACCATCTGGTGGGCTTCGCTCTCCACGTCCGCAATTGTCAAGCAACAATACGATCCAGCAAACGACTCTTACTGCCCCGGATAAGAACCCCGGGGACTTGCCTTTGCTTTCACCGTACAATGCTGGCAGCGGCAACTGGGCGTCAATGGTAAACACCCCTATGACTGGCACCTTCAACACAGCCAACACCGGAGGTAACCAAGCCGATATGGTTGCCAACGCCACTGCCATGAAACTCGCAGCTTTGTCTACAGTCAATAGCCGGTTCGCATTGGATGACGTGCGCAAGTACCGCCGAACTAGGTCTAATGACGGCACGCAAGGACAGAATCCTGTCTCCGTTGGTCCACAGCCTGGAATCAACCTCCCAAACACGAATGTCGTCATGATCAACGAACATGGCCAGGTCCTTAGTAGAGAACAGCTCATGGCGCTCCAGGCGCAGCAAAACCTTGGTTTGGGTGGTCAGCGCTCTCGTCCCAGCTCTCCTGGAATCGCCATGCAACCTGGAGTACCTCATATGGCACCGTTCACCTCACCACAGAATAATGGATTCCTTAGTGCGTACGATGTGTCCTCGCCACTGATTACAGGCGGTATGCAACCGGTCAACTTGGGTGGCCTTGGGATGCCTGGCCACGAGGGCTACTTATCTGATCATTCGGACATGGTTCGTGGCCGATCTCCTCGTGGGAGACGAGGCAGCTCCAAGCCTCCTGAGGACCCGACCGACCCAACCTTGCTGCAGGACATCCCCAGTTGGCTCCGCAGCCTCCGCCTTCACAAGTACACCGATAATCTCAAGGATATGAAGTGGACGGACCTCATCGAGTTGGACGACAAGGCCCTGGAAGAGCGTGGCGTCAACGCCCTCGGTGCACGCCGAAAGATGCTCAAGGTTTTTGAACAGGTCAAGG AAGCCAAGGCCGATGGAAAGCTGGGCTAG
- a CDS encoding hypothetical protein (EggNog:ENOG41~BUSCO:EOG09260CMZ) has translation MERQEDNASDADSDLEELEGDIAKLDETVRTFLADQRGENDASPAARGLPRGKGARGPRKAAKPRGDITARLSKVNQAFLSGDYPLALDLVFEVIRINAETHQAWTTLSSIFREQGDMSKSLSAMVYAAHLRPKDVHGWLQCASFALENVADDEAGNLNTARLCYSAALRADHTNIKARLGKGLVCHRQGHLAAAISDYKVVLEHRPFDIDIVRKLAEACVDNKQAEAAVPSAIAAYKQFFDHERAKPQAEIMEAPWHDIGIYVELFASTGRYQEAIQESKSLSRWLLGREAEDYWDQWTSDDREWDMDDERRVAVPSFTAGVWSPDTYGQSFPWDLRARLAIYRFRLGDEDEAMRHLLWFEPESILTREFAGDFPFLTFDLAEELAHRGHTPLAISYYQILRDLPGDADATILLQLGRCYSAVGETATAEEYFLAAIDADEDNIDARIELANMYEKAREEEEALILAAEAMALRQARDQNLEGHQDSIADLEQSSRRAPRRTQAVPRRTDAFGKRLIPRRYRPKRLAGADKRRQEEQARAMKLTEQYEIVQDLRKKIKEGQHNLIPTWMASSKELVDEFRSIKKFYTWDKYLHFLGPKNHLQQHEANKPQNELSQMYERLARTLAPQPGSEGRDDGTSKPDAHQGISFNNWLDLFLDYAIGLAIAHRRDEAYQVCEAARDSTAFQAPEHGFMIHVAWSVCAIYTSDEEKCIATARQLMRDGATSDSYRMFALLSNLCQSPVSWYTSGPAQKYILRQIKAMDEAYNGDETNSEREENGEPVLDACVLMLYGHILFTSTSYTYALGYFLRSLALDPENPMVNLSLGLAYVHYGLKRQSTNRQYLLLQGQTYLLRYVELGQPGVTERGTWTKAEAYYNIGRLYQLLGVNYLAHDYYSRAKKACRGSYRYNKAIE, from the exons atGGAAAG GCAAGAAGACAACGCCTCAGATGCAGACTCTGActtggaggagctggagggagATATTGCAAAGTTAGACGAGACTGTTCGAACCTTTTTGGCTGATCAACGGGGTGAGAATGATGCCTCACCTGCAGCCCGTGGCCTCCCGCGAGGTAAAGGAGCACGAGGTCCACGGAAAGCAGCAAAACCTCGAGGAGACATCACAGCAAGACTATCCAAAGTAAACCAAGCTTTCCTGAGCGGCGACTACCCATTAGCACTGGATCTTGTTTTTGAAGTCATCAGAATCAATGCTGAAACGCACCAAGCATGGACAACTCTATCATCAATCTTCCGCGAGCAAGGTGACATGAGCAAATCGCTATCAGCGATGGTCTATGCTGCTCATCTCCGCCCAAAGGACGTGCATGGCTGGCTCCAGTGCGCATCATTCGCACTTGAGAACGTTGCAGATGACGAAGCCGGAAATCTCAACACAGCAAGACTTTGCTATTCTGCGGCGCTGCGGGCCGATCACACGAACATCAAAGCTCGCTTGGGCAAAGGTCTGGTCTGTCACAGACAGGGCCATCTTGCAGCGGCCATCTCCGACTACAAAGTTGTTTTGGAGCATCGACCCTTTGATATTGACATCGTCAGAAAACTTGCTGAGGCTTGTGTTGACAATAAACAAGCTGAGGCCGCTGTCCCGAGCGCAATCGCAGCCTATAAACAATTCTTTGACCATGAAAGGGCGAAGCCGCAGGCGGAGATCATGGAAGCTCCTTGGCATGATATAGGGATTTACGTGGAACTTTTTGCATCGACAGGACGTTATCAGGAAGCTATACAAGAATCCAAGTCACTCTCTCGATGGCTATTGGGTCGAGAGGCAGAAGACTACTGGGACCAATGGACTTCTGACGATCGCGAATGGGACATGGACGACGAACGGCGGGTTGCTGTGCCGAGTTTCACTGCAGGTGTCTGGAGTCCTGACACTTATGGTCAGTCGTTTCCTTGGGACCTGCGTGCTCGATTGGCAATATACAGGTTTCGGCTgggtgacgaggatgaggcaATG AGGCATCTGCTGTGGTTTGAGCCGGAATCCATCCTCACGAGGGAATTTGCGGGCGATTTTCCCTTTCTAACGTTTGATCTGGCTGAAGAGTTGGCCCATCGTGGCCATACACCTCTGGCAATTTCATATTATCAGATACTTCGAGATTTACctggcgatgctgatgcaACCATTCTTTTACAACTGGGACGATGCTATTCGGCAGTTGGAGAGACGGCCACAGCTGAGGAGTATTTTCTCGCTGCCATTGACGCTGATGAAGACAACATTGACGCCCGTATCGAACTGGCTAACATGTACGAGAAGGCtagagaggaggaagaagctctcaTCCTAGCAGCCGAGGCAATGGCCCTCCGACAAGCTCGAGATCAAAACTTAGAAGGCCATCAAGACTCTATCGCAGACCTTGAGCAGTCAAGTCGTCGGGCTCCACGACGAACCCAGGCTGTTCCTCGAAGAACAGATGCATTCGGAAAGCGGCTTATTCCACGACGATATCGACCGAAACGACTGGCTGGTGCTGACAAACGCCGACAAGAGGAGCAAGCTCGTGCCATGAAGCTGACTGAACAGTACGAGATTGTGCAAGATTTGcgtaaaaagattaaagaagGACAACATAACCTGATTCCGACTTGGATGGCTTCGTCGAAGGAGCTTGTGGACGAGTTTCGATCGATCAAGAAATTCTACACCTGGGATAAGTATTTGCACTTCCTGGGCCCGAAGAACCATCTGCAACAGCATGAAGCCAATAAACCGCAAAACGAGCTGTCACAGATGTACGAAAGACTTGCCAGGA CCCTTGCTCCACAACCAGGGAGCGAAGGCCGAGACGATGGGACCTCAAAGCCCGATGCCCATCAAGGAATTTCCTTCAACAACTGGCTTGACTTGTTTTTGGATTACGCTATTGGCCTGGCCATTGCTCACCGACGCGACGAAGCATATCAAGTTTGTGAAGCTGCCCGAGATTCGACTGCTTTTCAAGCACCAGAGCATGGCTTTATGATTCATGTGGCATGGAGCG TCTGCGCCATTTATACAAgcgatgaggagaagtgTATCGCGACAGCTCGCCAATTAATGAGAGATGGTGCCACGTCTGATTCATATCGCATGTTTGCCTTACTGTCCAACCTATGTCAGTCTCCTGTATCCTGGTATACGTCAGGGCCTGCACAGAAATACATTCTCCGACAGATCAAGGCTATGGATGAGGCTTACAATGGCGATGAGACCAATTCCGAAAGGGAGGAGAACGGGGAGCCAGTCCTTGATGCATGTGTTCTTATGCTTTACGGCCACATTCTTTTTACATCGACAAGCTACACATACGCATTAG GCTACTTCTTACGATCGTTGGCCCTGGACCCTGAGAATCCCATGGTGAATCTGAGTCTAGGACTGGCATATGTTCACTATGGCCTCAAGCGTCAGTCAACCAACCGTCAATACCTGCTACTGCAAGGGCAGACCTATTTGTTACGATATGTTGAGCTGGGACAGCCAGGAGTCACGGAGAGAGGCACTTGGACCAAGGCCGAAGCATACTACAATATCGGCCGCCTCTACCAGCTGTTAGGCGTCAATTATTTGGCCCATGACTATTActcaagagccaagaaggcctGCCGAGGatcttatagatataataaggctATAG AATAG
- a CDS encoding hypothetical protein (EggNog:ENOG41) — MTTATHHQHQPPQPHLGFVVDTYDPDDVVPRGSPLMTPLRPKLEPSPSPPPDIPAAQVSLKSTSIDGRGKSNRHKVRPTSGDAVLVAYLDNGRDPDIAREAARESLPGDEDSPDEEPRRERAVDGNLMSGPLLQHLAADALQAASIATAPPSLAASVPKTIPDISIPTGQLSIHDEPPINESRRR; from the exons ATGACCACAGCTAcgcaccaccagcaccaaccGCCACAACCCCATCTCGGCTTCGTTGTCGATACATACGACCCGGATGACGTGGTACCTCGAGGAAGCCCTCTCATGACCCCGCTTCGTCCAAAGCTCGAGCCGTCTCCAAGTCCTCCCCCAGATATTCCTGCAGCTCAAGTCAGTCTGAAATCCACCTCCATCGACGGTCGCGGCAAGTCTAATCGCCACAAGGTTCGTCCCACTTCTGGAGATGCTGTTTTAGTCGCATATCTCGACAATGGACGCGATCCCGATATAGCACGAGAAGCTGCCCGCGAGAGTCTTCCGGGCGACGAAGATTCGCCAGATGAAGAGCCACGGCGAGAACGGGCCGTCGACGGCAATCTGATGAGCGGGCCTCTGCTCCAGCACCTGGCCGCTGACGCTCTCCAAGCTGCTTCTATTGCGACAGCACCGCCGTCTCTCGCCGCCTCGGTCCCAAAAACAATACCCGATATATCTATACCGACCGGGCAGCTTTCTATCCACGACGAGCCCCCGATCAACG AGTCACGTCGCCGCTGA
- a CDS encoding hypothetical protein (EggNog:ENOG41): MSLPSTMKAVVFDGLYKISVQDRPVPQIQDGRDIIIKVHAAGLCGSELHIYRGHQPSDTGFIMGHEFTGTVVQIGSAVKTINIGDKVVAPFTASCGNCFFCNNGCSARCVESQLFGCETLDGGQAEYVRIPMADGTAVKAPGTISDQALLLMADIFPTGFYGVKSAAELIPSQNVQDATLVVIGCGPVGLCAIIAATYFKPRHLFAIDSVDSRLEQARKLGAEPLNFETDRAGLEARIKEVTEGRGADMVVEVVGQSPALRTAFDIVRPFGAISSIGVHNKEV; this comes from the exons ATGTCTCTGCCATCAACCATGAAGGCCGTGGTTTTCGATGGTCTGTATAAAATATCAGTGCAGGACAGGCCAGTGCCTCAGA TTCAAGATGGGAgggacatcatcatcaaagttcATGCCGCTGGCCTTTGTGGATC GGAGCTTCACATCTACCGTGGTCATCAGCCTTCAGATActggcttcatcatgggccACGAGTTCACCGGAACGGTCGTCCAGATTGGGTCGGCTGTAAAGACAATCAACATCGGTGACAAGGTCGTTGCTCCCTTTACAGCTTCCTG CGGCAACTGTTTTTTCTGCAACAATGGTTGCTCAGCCCGTTGCGTTGAGAGCCAGTTGTTCGGCTGTGAAACTCTTGACGGAGGACAAGCCGAGTACGTTCGGATTCCCATGGCCGATGGAACTGCCGTCAAAGCCCCCGGGACTATCTCAGACCAGGCTCTCCTTCTCATGGCAGACATCTTTCCCACAGGATTCTATGGTGTAAAGAGCGCCGCAGAATTGATCCCATCCCAGAACGTCCAGGATGCCACACTAGTCGTCATAGGTTGTGGCCCGGTTGGGCTTTGTGCCATCATAGCAGCCACTTATTTCAAGCCTCGCCACCTCTTTGCCATCGATAGTGTCGACAGTCGTCTGGAGCAAGCTCGAAAACTGGGTGCAGAGCCTCTGAACTTTGAAACAGACAGAGCAGGGCTAGAGGCTAGAATAAAGGAGGTGACGGAAGGACGAGGGGCAGATATGGTTGTTGAGGTCGTTGGCCAGTCCCCAGCTTTAAGGACTGCATTCGATATCGTGCGACCTTTTGGTGCTATTAGTAGCATTGGTGTCCACAACAAGGAGGTATGA